One stretch of Chitinophaga pendula DNA includes these proteins:
- a CDS encoding glycogen/starch synthase, which produces MSTKKRILFIAQEMSPYLDLSEYAAMVNKMAIKSNEAGLEVRVIMPRFGIINERRHRLHEVVRLSGINIVIDNDDYPLIIKVASLPNARLQVYFLDNEDYFKRKAVFADENEQFYDDNGARAVFFCKGALETVKKFGWPPDIIHCSGWMTSLIPMYLKTAYKKEPVFAHSKVVYSLGPNSFKEKLGATFVKKAMISTQIKEKDMELFKDGTSAALNRGASKYADAVILAGEKVDKKIADELKTEKGKIIVPFKKENDDLSDYLQLYNQLLGK; this is translated from the coding sequence ATGTCCACAAAGAAAAGAATTCTTTTTATTGCCCAGGAGATGTCGCCATACTTAGACCTAAGTGAATATGCGGCGATGGTCAATAAAATGGCAATTAAGTCCAACGAGGCAGGATTGGAAGTGCGAGTTATCATGCCGCGTTTTGGAATTATTAATGAGAGAAGGCATCGCCTCCACGAGGTGGTACGACTGTCGGGTATCAATATTGTGATAGACAATGATGACTACCCGCTCATTATTAAGGTGGCATCTTTACCTAATGCCCGTTTACAGGTTTATTTCCTGGATAATGAGGATTATTTCAAACGCAAGGCTGTTTTTGCCGACGAGAATGAGCAGTTTTACGATGACAATGGTGCCCGTGCCGTATTCTTCTGCAAAGGTGCCCTTGAAACAGTAAAAAAATTCGGCTGGCCTCCGGATATTATTCACTGCAGTGGCTGGATGACATCCCTCATCCCAATGTACCTGAAGACCGCTTATAAAAAAGAACCTGTATTTGCCCATTCAAAGGTTGTATATTCGTTGGGCCCTAACAGTTTTAAAGAGAAGTTAGGCGCTACCTTTGTGAAGAAAGCTATGATCAGCACCCAGATCAAAGAGAAAGATATGGAACTGTTCAAAGATGGTACCAGTGCAGCTCTTAATCGCGGCGCCAGCAAATATGCCGACGCAGTAATATTGGCTGGTGAAAAGGTAGACAAAAAGATCGCAGACGAACTAAAGACAGAAAAAGGTAAGATCATTGTACCTTTCAAAAAAGAAAACGACGATCTGTCCGACTACCTGCAACTGTATAATCAGCTGCTGGGAAAATAA
- the panC gene encoding pantoate--beta-alanine ligase gives MYLFKRKDELMNHLESARKQGSSIGFVPTMGALHQGHLSLINMAKQQCNLVVCSIFVNPTQFNDPADFEKYPITIDQDILQLTAAGTDILFLPAVAEMYPEGLASDIHYDFGSLETVLEGAHRPGHFQGVGRIVHKLLDIVAPDRLFMGQKDLQQCLIVKRLLKLISSPAELVVCPTLREPGGLAMSSRNMRLSPEERELATIIFKVLTFIKENGQQTALAPLLQTGRERLAEAGFRVDYLDVITLEADGKIDFPERLTAGQPSYAVVAAHQQRSQVRLIDNMLVN, from the coding sequence ATGTATCTATTTAAGCGGAAAGACGAGCTGATGAACCACCTGGAGAGCGCCCGCAAACAAGGAAGCAGCATAGGTTTTGTTCCCACCATGGGGGCTTTGCACCAGGGACACCTTTCTTTGATTAACATGGCAAAACAGCAGTGCAACCTCGTCGTTTGCAGCATATTTGTCAACCCTACCCAGTTCAATGATCCTGCCGATTTTGAGAAATATCCCATTACAATAGACCAGGATATCCTACAGCTAACGGCTGCGGGGACAGATATATTATTCCTTCCGGCGGTGGCCGAGATGTATCCGGAGGGGTTGGCAAGCGACATCCACTATGATTTCGGGTCATTGGAGACAGTATTAGAAGGGGCTCACCGTCCGGGGCATTTTCAGGGAGTAGGGCGTATTGTGCACAAACTGCTGGATATCGTAGCGCCTGACCGCCTGTTTATGGGTCAGAAAGACTTGCAGCAATGCCTTATTGTGAAACGTTTGTTAAAATTGATCTCTTCTCCTGCGGAGCTGGTGGTCTGCCCTACTTTACGGGAACCCGGCGGGTTGGCGATGAGTAGCCGGAACATGCGGCTTTCTCCCGAAGAGCGGGAACTGGCTACCATTATATTTAAAGTGTTGACATTCATTAAGGAAAACGGACAACAGACGGCATTGGCGCCCTTGTTGCAGACCGGACGGGAGCGGTTGGCCGAAGCGGGGTTCCGGGTTGACTATCTGGACGTTATCACACTGGAAGCGGATGGAAAGATCGATTTTCCCGAGCGGTTAACCGCCGGACAACCCTCCTATGCGGTCGTTGCTGCTCATCAACAGCGTAGTCAGGTAAGGTTAATCGATAATATGTTAGTTAATTAA
- a CDS encoding DUF4270 family protein, whose product MKINFRNLGLLAALSAVVYLAPGCNESTILGSELIPGGDFVNGRDTVLTDITSSNIFKVDSSYITGGTFTAKILGSINADPIFGHAQAIVYTQMGLTSPGFSFQGTGQVLDSVVLSIAYQGVYGDSTNQQTFRVYRMNETNFRLDSAYRYFRPLSYDQGQLLGTATASGVSLKDSVSIYNAKQGPQLRIRLNNNFGSDLLKQTSTGAFATDSAFRAYLKGFAIVPDTMNGNNKAMFYMNLAQIESKLTVYYKNSVDDSLVATFPFIGTAAAHSNYYTRNFAGSEAAQYLNTNRPEGDNQLYLLSGPGTFVKLTIPTLQQFPASVINKAELVMTEITTGIGSPNDIYPAPSQLMLYKYATAAQDSILPLRDFGNGQDPYFGGARTEVTNFGGVRVVQYSFNIAHYMQYLLRNQETNYGFRLQVNPSSRLDVRRVKLGGGKLSQYNLKLRIIYTKL is encoded by the coding sequence GTGAAGATCAATTTCAGAAACCTTGGCTTATTGGCCGCTTTGTCCGCTGTTGTATACCTGGCTCCCGGCTGTAACGAGTCTACTATTTTAGGCTCCGAACTGATCCCTGGCGGAGATTTCGTTAACGGCAGAGATACTGTACTCACTGATATCACCTCCAGTAATATTTTTAAAGTAGACTCCTCTTATATCACCGGAGGCACTTTTACCGCTAAGATCTTAGGCTCTATCAATGCAGACCCCATCTTCGGGCATGCACAGGCCATCGTCTATACCCAGATGGGATTGACCAGCCCCGGCTTTAGCTTCCAGGGTACCGGTCAGGTACTGGACTCCGTGGTGTTATCCATTGCCTACCAGGGCGTATATGGCGACTCTACGAACCAGCAGACCTTCCGGGTGTATCGTATGAATGAAACCAACTTCAGATTGGATTCCGCCTACAGGTACTTCAGACCCCTCAGCTATGACCAAGGCCAGTTACTGGGTACCGCCACTGCCAGTGGTGTCTCATTAAAAGACTCCGTATCCATTTATAATGCCAAACAAGGCCCGCAGTTAAGAATACGCTTGAACAACAACTTTGGTAGCGACCTGCTGAAACAGACCTCTACCGGCGCATTTGCTACCGACTCCGCATTCAGGGCTTACCTGAAAGGATTTGCCATCGTACCCGATACGATGAACGGTAACAACAAAGCTATGTTCTACATGAACCTGGCACAGATAGAAAGTAAACTGACCGTATACTACAAAAACAGTGTAGACGACAGCCTGGTAGCTACCTTCCCCTTCATTGGTACAGCTGCTGCCCATTCTAACTACTACACCCGTAACTTCGCCGGTTCTGAAGCCGCTCAATACCTGAATACCAACCGTCCAGAAGGTGACAACCAACTGTATCTGCTTTCCGGCCCCGGTACCTTTGTTAAGCTGACAATACCTACTTTACAACAATTCCCGGCTTCCGTGATCAATAAAGCCGAATTAGTAATGACAGAGATCACTACCGGTATCGGTAGCCCGAATGATATCTACCCGGCACCTTCACAACTCATGTTGTATAAATATGCCACCGCCGCCCAGGATAGTATCCTGCCGTTAAGAGACTTCGGTAACGGACAAGATCCTTATTTTGGCGGAGCAAGAACAGAAGTGACTAACTTTGGAGGAGTAAGAGTAGTACAATATAGTTTCAATATTGCGCACTACATGCAGTATCTGTTGAGAAACCAGGAAACTAATTACGGATTCAGACTACAAGTCAATCCTTCCAGCAGATTGGATGTGCGTCGTGTAAAATTGGGAGGAGGCAAACTTTCTCAGTATAACCTCAAACTACGTATAATTTACACTAAACTTTAA
- the metK gene encoding methionine adenosyltransferase, with translation MPYLFTSESVSEGHPDKVADQISDALIDNFLAYDAKSKVACETLVTTGQVVLAGEVKSDAYLDVQDIAREVIRRIGYTKSEYMFEANSCGILSAIHEQSPDINQGVDRTSPEEQGAGDQGMMFGYATKETDNYMPLALDLAHKLLLELAAIRRENKEISYLRPDAKSQVTIEYSDDNQPVRIDTIVISTQHDDFAEDAQMLAKIKEDVINILIPRVKAQLKPELQQLFTDQITYHINPTGKFVIGGPHGDTGLTGRKIIVDTYGGKGAHGGGAFSGKDPSKVDRSAAYATRHIAKNLVAAGVCDEVLVQVSYAIGVAKPCGLYINTNGSAKVDLNDGEIARKVEEIFDLRPYAIEQRLKLRNPIYSETAAYGHMGREHQVVTKVFNKGKQSEKKVEVELFTWEKLDYVDKVKAAFSL, from the coding sequence ATGCCTTATTTATTCACATCCGAATCCGTATCTGAAGGACACCCCGACAAGGTAGCGGATCAAATCTCCGATGCGCTGATCGACAATTTTCTGGCATATGACGCCAAATCCAAAGTGGCGTGTGAAACCCTCGTGACCACAGGACAAGTAGTTCTGGCTGGTGAAGTAAAATCCGATGCCTATTTGGATGTACAGGATATAGCCCGCGAAGTAATCCGGCGCATAGGCTATACTAAGAGCGAATACATGTTTGAAGCTAACTCCTGTGGTATTCTCTCCGCTATCCATGAGCAATCCCCGGATATCAACCAGGGTGTTGACCGTACCAGCCCGGAAGAGCAGGGTGCCGGCGACCAGGGTATGATGTTTGGATATGCTACCAAAGAGACCGACAACTATATGCCGCTGGCACTGGACCTGGCGCATAAACTGCTGCTGGAACTGGCTGCCATCCGTCGCGAAAATAAAGAGATCTCTTATCTCCGTCCGGATGCCAAATCCCAGGTAACTATCGAATACTCTGATGACAATCAGCCTGTTCGTATAGACACCATTGTTATCTCCACACAGCACGACGATTTCGCCGAAGATGCACAAATGCTGGCCAAGATCAAAGAAGATGTGATCAACATCCTGATCCCCCGCGTAAAAGCACAGCTGAAACCCGAACTGCAACAACTCTTTACTGACCAGATCACCTACCATATCAATCCTACCGGCAAATTCGTGATCGGTGGTCCTCACGGTGATACCGGCCTGACCGGCCGCAAGATCATCGTAGATACCTATGGTGGTAAAGGTGCACACGGTGGTGGTGCCTTCTCTGGTAAAGATCCTTCCAAAGTAGACCGTTCTGCTGCTTACGCTACCCGTCACATCGCTAAAAACCTGGTTGCTGCCGGTGTATGCGATGAAGTACTCGTACAGGTATCCTACGCTATAGGTGTGGCTAAACCTTGTGGTTTGTATATCAACACCAATGGTTCTGCTAAAGTAGACCTGAACGATGGCGAGATCGCCCGTAAAGTAGAAGAAATATTCGACCTGCGTCCTTATGCGATCGAACAACGCTTGAAACTGCGTAATCCAATCTATAGTGAAACTGCTGCTTATGGACACATGGGCCGTGAGCACCAGGTAGTAACCAAAGTATTTAACAAAGGCAAACAGTCCGAAAAGAAAGTAGAAGTAGAACTGTTCACCTGGGAGAAATTAGACTATGTTGATAAAGTAAAAGCTGCCTTCAGCCTGTAA